The window ATGTCAGTTCATCCTTCGTGAGTAAATGGCCGACGCCGATCGTGGGCAAGCCTTTTACATCCAAATAGACGTGGGGCTTTGAGCCTTCCCACTCGGCCAGCAGCCGTTTGCCTCTTTCACTCATGCGCATGAGAATACCTCACAAACATGAAATTTTTATTAGAGCTGAAAGTTGTCCGGCATGTGCGCCGCTTTTGGGTGTGACGTAATCACCGACGATGAGCGCACGCGTGCCCTCGAATGTCATCCCACCGGCATTGAGAATAACAAGGGTTGCGACAAGCCAACGCATACATCTGTTCTCAGAACTTCGAACCTGTCAGGGGCAGCGTCAGGCCAGTTCACGCGGCCTCTGTGTTTGATCACTTTTGGGCCTGCGACAATCTTGTTTTCAGGCTGTCGTTCATTGTTTGAACGGTTTTGTACATGTCAAGGTTCTGCTGCAAAAATACATAATAGCCGGCAATCAGATTCTTGAACACATGATTTCTAATCGCGGGTTCAGTTTTGATTTCGCGCTTGAGGACATCCATGTTGGCGTTGATAAAAGGCAGAATGAACGCATTGAGCCATTCAAAATAGACGCGTTCTTTCAGCGCCACCTCGGAAAAGATCTCGTAATATGCAATGAGTTCTTTTCTTAATCTGTAATCCGACAGAAGGCCCAGATTCCCGCTGTTCTTGATGGACTCATAGGTACTGTTCTTGGGGGCAAAGGTTTGCGCGCTCAGCGTTTCAACCAGGATGGCGGCGGCGGAATCAACCGGCCATTGATTGTTTTGTAAATCCTGCCACAGGAATCGCCCAACACGGTTGAGCTTGGCTTCATTAGCGGGAATTATCGCATGCAGCGATTCGGCATCGGAGAGCAAATCTTGGGAAAAGTCGCTAAGATACATGCGCTCAGCTTGCACCTGCTTGTGATTTTCCCACCAACTGTTGAGCGCAAATGCCGCTGTGATGCCGATAAAGACGACGACAAGCTCGATGAAATGATTAAGCCAGGGAATTTTGTAACGCATCAGCCGTAAGCAAGCGATTATTGGAGTGTCTGCAAAACGCCCGTTTTTACTCGGTCAAGACGGCAGTTTCGGACAACGCCCCGCCATGACTTGGTTCAACTAACTCACCGACATTCTGATGAATCTTGGCCACCGCGCGCACGATGTCTTCCATGTCTGCAGCGCTGCCGAGCAGCACGCTTTGCGCCAGCCAAACCGCTTCTTCTTCGCAGGCATGCTCACACACCGGCAAACGCAGATCGTGATAATTGCAACCCTCCAGCCAGGGATACTCGCGCGGGTCGAGGCCGAACATCGGCTCGCGATAAAGCGGGGTATAACCCTTGTAAGCCGGAATGCCCTCGGCTTGCAGGGCTGCAAGAAATTTTTCACGCGGCAGATGTTCGAAGGCCTCGGCGTCGTAGCGGAAAATGTACAAATGACGCGCATGCCGCGTGGCCTGTGGGTGAATCACAAGCGGCTGAATGCCGGGAATCTCGCACAAACGCTGATCAAGATAACCCGCGTTGTGATCGCGTAATTCCATGTCTTCAGCAATGGTGGCAAACTGCGCGGTCAATACTGCGGCAGACCAGGCCGTCATGCGCATGTTAGAGCCCAGCACGCGATGATCGTACCAGGCGCCTTCGCGCACGCGGCCGCAATTGTAATACGAAAAGCATCGATCCATCAGCTCTTTGGAATCCGAAACCAGAGCCCCGCCTTCTCCCGCGCTCATGTTTTTTGATGATTGAAATGAGAACGAGCCGAGGTCGCCAAGGGCGCCGACGCGGCGACCCCGCCATTCCGCGCCATGCGCCTGCGCCGCGTCTTCAATCACAGCCAGGCGATATTTCCGGGCAATCGCTAAAATCGCGTCCAGATCAGCCGGCTGCCCGGCGATATGCACCGGCATAATCGCCTTGGTGCGGGTTGTAATCGCGGCCTCGAGCAAGGTGGGATCGAGATTGTAGGTATTCGGATCGATATCGACAAAGACAGGAACCGCGTTGGCCATCAGAACGGCAGAGGCCGTGGCAATGAACGTGTAAGGCGGAATAATTACTTCATCGCCGGCTTTTA of the Cytophagia bacterium CHB2 genome contains:
- a CDS encoding DegT/DnrJ/EryC1/StrS family aminotransferase; translation: MPHLALLGGAPVRTKSFPKWPILRPAQAAALHKAWEGGVWGIRSPQVAEFEKRFAEFQHAKYALAMCNGTASLWVALKACGVKAGDEVIIPPYTFIATASAVLMANAVPVFVDIDPNTYNLDPTLLEAAITTRTKAIMPVHIAGQPADLDAILAIARKYRLAVIEDAAQAHGAEWRGRRVGALGDLGSFSFQSSKNMSAGEGGALVSDSKELMDRCFSYYNCGRVREGAWYDHRVLGSNMRMTAWSAAVLTAQFATIAEDMELRDHNAGYLDQRLCEIPGIQPLVIHPQATRHARHLYIFRYDAEAFEHLPREKFLAALQAEGIPAYKGYTPLYREPMFGLDPREYPWLEGCNYHDLRLPVCEHACEEEAVWLAQSVLLGSAADMEDIVRAVAKIHQNVGELVEPSHGGALSETAVLTE